One genomic region from Mytilus trossulus isolate FHL-02 chromosome 9, PNRI_Mtr1.1.1.hap1, whole genome shotgun sequence encodes:
- the LOC134685639 gene encoding probable G-protein coupled receptor 19: MNEHGLSEDIRSGQVVFLTLIICILWILCILGNVLVCLVIYRSRRVQSTTNYFIVGLACTDLLFAITALPWITGSILVGKWPFGDFMCRITRFLQHFTLGVTAFVLTSICVDRFYTIIYPLTFKVTRGTSKRMIGVACFVSMVFSSFSLYFYEEVVITKNNVSYHFCPTYISPETARWAGVGYIISILIIQYTSPVVMMIVLYAKVFHFIWRHSGVCLQFQRTMNSVPRTKVKMVKMLMITALSNVVLISPMYFLQLIVGFLTSTPIDNFWYYACVILVFSSSVIKPAIYMCYNSNFRRGCREVFCMSTMQCYRREQYTITNISSLGRRNHIGVMNCTSQLNSPSHTFDRNVRDEKNSWPLNGTVPSTSI, encoded by the coding sequence ATGAATGAACATGGCCTCTCAGAAGATATCCGCAGCGGCCAGGttgtatttttaacattaattatttGTATACTGTGGATACTTTGTATACTAGGAAACGTTTTAGTGTGCTTAGTAATTTATCGAAGTCGAAGGGTCCAGTCAACTACAAATTATTTCATAGTCGGATTGGCTTGTACGGATCTACTTTTTGCGATTACAGCTCTTCCTTGGATAACAGGAAGTATTTTGGTGGGAAAATGGCCATTCGGAGATTTTATGTGCCGGATCACTCGCTTCCTACAGCATTTCACACTAGGTGTCACAGCTTTTGTTCTGACCTCTATTTGTGTAGACAGGTTTTATACCATAATTTACCCACTGACATTCAAAGTAACACGTGGTACGTCAAAACGAATGATTGGAGTTGCCTGTTTTGTTTCAATGGTCTTTTCAAGTTTTTCTCTGTATTTTTATGAGGAAGTTGTCATTACTAAAAACAATGTGAGCTACCATTTTTGTCCAACATATATATCACCAGAGACGGCGCGGTGGGCTGGAGTAGGTTACATCATCTCTATACTTATCATACAGTATACATCGCCTGTTGTTATGATGATTGTGCTTTACGCCAAGGTGTTCCACTTTATATGGAGACATTCAGGTGTGTGTCTTCAATTTCAAAGAACAATGAATTCCGTTCCAAGAACAAAAGTTAAAATGGTGAAAATGTTAATGATCACTGCACTTTCAAACGTTGTGTTGATTTCACCTATGTATTTCCTTCAGCTAATCGTTGGTTTCTTGACATCAACTCCAATTGACAATTTCTGGTACTACGCATGTGTGATACTTGTTTTTAGTTCCAGTGTCATCAAGCCGGCAATTTACATGTGTTATAATTCCAACTTTCGTCGTGGATGTAGAGAAGTATTTTGCATGTCTACCATGCAGTGTTATAGACGTGAACAATACACGattacaaatatttcttcactaGGCAGAAGAAATCACATTGGTGTAATGAACTGTACATCACAACTCAACTCGCCATCACATACGTTCGACAGGAATGTAAGAGACGAGAAAAATAGTTGGCCGTTAAACGGAACAGTGCCTTCAACGTCTATATAA
- the LOC134683850 gene encoding uncharacterized protein LOC134683850 produces MHLQIILVIAITLVLYHLADAQSDKCLLPSERAARFSKKPKSKGFPQRDFDVFMKRLRFRRRRFRSLNSQIEKAFKLADRYCRKPTFTSTFTGFKVKDFEKTVLCPGSWSKAQFPETFIAENGMACYTLKNFLKIPNCPTYNCESGKCALDEDHPDPKVVPVVKYICQLSNFVDIPFYAICKSGNKIDVVKEVLTLSRCCECNQLTCKHTT; encoded by the exons ATGCATTTACAG ATCATTTTGGTCATTGCCATCACTTTAGTCTTGTACCATCTTGCTGATGCACAGTCAGATAAATGTCTTTTACCCAGCGAGAGAGCTgcaagattttcaaaaaaaccAAAATCGAAAGGCTTTCCACA GAGAGACTTCGATGTTTTCATGAAGAGATTAAGATTTAGGAGGCGTAGATTTCGTTCTCTGAATAGTCAAATAGAAAAAGCTTTTAAACTAGCAGATCGATACTGTAG AAAACCAACATTTACATCTACATTTACTGGCTTCAAAGTAAAGGACTTTGAGAAGACTGTACTGTGTCCAGGTAGTTGGAGCAAAGCGCAGTTTCCAGAGACTTTTATCGCTGAAAATGGGATGGCATGCTATACTCTCAAGAACTTTTTGAAGATACCAAATTGTCCAACATATAATTGTGAAAG tggaAAATGTGCCCTTGATGAAGATCATCCGGATCCCAAAGTTGTTCCTgtagtaaaatatatttgtcaacTATCCAATTTTGTAGACATTCCGTTTTACGCCATCTGTAAAAGTGGTAACAAAATCGATGTCGTGAAAGAAGTTTTAACGCTATCACGCTGTTGTGAGTGTAATCAATTAACGTGTAAACATACAACGTAA
- the LOC134684577 gene encoding uncharacterized protein LOC134684577, which produces MNRRRGTAAICCHSSLFYLLASKPRYTTKFPGFALKDFDKKSVCSGSWGIRKIQTYYQDPDTNWHCWTLRPFAKLNCPTYNCNSGFCQGLKDKATSPTVTKYRCEISGFVDIPFYVYCYPPKGVGFEFKPYKMVVSRCCNCSKFTCSK; this is translated from the exons ATGAACAGGCGGAGAGGTACTGCGG ccATATGTTGTCattcatctttattttatttacttgcaagCAAACCTCGTTACACGACAAAATTCCCAGGTTTTGCCTTAAAGGACTTTGATAAAAAGAGTGTGTGTTCCGGCTCATGGGGCAttaggaaaattcaaacatatTATCAAGATCCGGATACTAATTGGCATTGCTGGACTCTGAGACCATTTGCAAAGTTAAACTGTCCAACTTACAACTGTAACAG TGGTTTTTGCCAAGGACTTAAAGACAAAGCAACTTCACCAACGGTTACAAAGTACAGATGTGAAATCTCGGGATTTGTTGACATTCCATTTTATGTATACTGTTACCCACCTAAAGGTGTTGGGTTCGAATTCAAACCCTACAAAATGGTAGTCTCCCGATGTTGTAATTGTTCCAAATTTAcatgttctaaataa
- the LOC134684578 gene encoding uncharacterized protein LOC134684578: MAAEIGVYDGDFAEHNLEQFKGNYIMVDVNIRPKLKENLEKWRSKNITFLQNSSFGASKQFKNAMFDWIYIDAGHDYKDVLNDMTVWYPKLKPGGLFSGHDYCVNKMDLKTTKNVPWCGIFKPGRDYMAFRVFKSTNITGKEKQSFIGVVNAVRFFAQSKSIPEVFFTMEERETLNDDGLGSSWYFFKPN; the protein is encoded by the coding sequence ATGGCGGCTGAAATCGGAGTGTATGATGGTGATTTTGCGGAACATAATCTTGAACAATTTAAAGGGAATTATATTATGGTCGATGTAAACATCCGACCGAAATTGAAGGAAAATTTGGAAAAATGGAgatctaaaaatataacatttttacaaaactcTTCTTTCGGTGCAtctaaacagtttaaaaatgcCATGTTCGATTGGATATATATTGATGCTGGACATGATTACAAAGATGTTTTAAATGACATGACTGTTTGGTATCCAAAGTTAAAACCTGGAGGATTATTTTCCGGTCACGATTATTGTGTAAATAAAATGGATCTTAAAACTACAAAGAATGTTCCATGGTGTGGAATATTTAAACCTGGACGAGATTACATGGCATTTCGTGTATTCAAATCAACGAACATTACTGGAAAAGAGAAACAATCTTTTATCGGAGTTGTTAATGCCGTACGTTTTTTTGCTCAATCAAAGTCCATTCCAGAGGTATTTTTCACAATGGAAGAGCGTGAAACGTTAAATGATGATGGTTTGGGTTCGTCTTGGTACTTTTTTAAGCCAAACTAA